The nucleotide window AATGCCGTCTCGTTAATTTCGGAAAGCAATTTGGAGAGTAGAAAGCCATAAGCAGCATATAACATATCAATATATTCTTCATGTGTTATAATTGATAAGGATTTTGATACTTCCGAAAGGCTATTACGTCCAGACACTGGAGGAAAGCCGAAACCCAAAGCGGTGTCGGTCGGGTGGCTGCCCGACTTGCCACCGCACTCCACATCCAATCGCCTCTCATCCTGTTAATCCTGTCAAAAATGTGTTTTGCTTTGTGTCTCTTTCCTATCCGTATCCATCCGCGTTATCCGTGGTTAAAATGTTTTCCTCTGTGTTCTGTGGCCAAAACTTCGCGGCTTGGCATCTTTGCGCGAGAAATCAAACCTCAATCCGCTGCCCGGTCGCGGTGCTGTACAAAATCCGGCGCGTCACACTGCGCCCCAGCCGCTTTTCCAGCATGTCCCCATACGCCGACAACTGCGCCGCATAAATCGACTTCAACCTCGCCGCAAAATCCTTTTCCGTTTCGTCCGGCTTGCAGCGATTTGTTTTCCAATCCACCACCCCGCATTTTCCTTCTGCATCCACCACAATAAGGTCGATGACGCCTTCCATTATTGCCTCGGGCGACAGCGGGGCCGAAAACGGGATTTCGCTCAGGAAAACCGATTCGGACCCCAGCAATTCCTTGTAAAACGGTCCGGCAAGAAACAATTCCATCTCCTTGAAACCTCTTTCCCGAAATCCAGCCGGCGCGAGCGCGCATTTTTCGCGCAAATAATCCCCATGCCCGCCCTGAGACGACTTCCACGGGAACTGTTCCATAACTTCATGCCACCAGGTGCCATACTCCATTCCGCCCACAACTGTCTCCATCCCGGCCTCAACGCGGAACTCATTCCCGTCCCCGTGAGCCGCCAGTTTATGGGGAAGCACCATCCTGACAATCTGTTTGGCGGAATCAACGGCCTTCCGGATCAAATCCGCATCAAGCGCCGGCTCCACGCCGCGCTCCGTGCCGATCCCGGCTTCAGGCATAAAATCCGTCTCCCCAATCGAGTCTTTCCAATCCACTTCCTCCCTGCGGATCAAACCCAAAAAACTGGGGGTGCTGCGTTTGTAAAAGCCCTGGCTGTCCGGCAGTACCAGCAATCGCCGCGCCCGCGTCATCATGACATAAAACAAGCGCTGGAATTCCAGGTCGCGCGCTTCCTGTCTTCGGGTTTTGTTCTCCTCAGTCATCGTCAGCGGATTAAAATGCGCCTGCAGTCGCCCCTCTAACTTTTCAATCAACGGATACTCGGTTCTGTGCTGTCCGATCATTCTTCCCAAACCGGGCGCCACCACCACCGGCCATTCGAGCCCCTTTGCCTTCATCGAAGTCAGCAACTGGATTTCAGCCGACCCGCCCGTGGCAATCCGCGGCGATTTGCCCAGCTCATTTTTCAATCCATCAACCCAATCCAAAAAATCGACCCCTTCAGCTTCCGCAATCAACGCGGCGCGGCGCAATTCCTGCAACGGCTCCGCTTCCTCGCCAATGGCCAGAATCCTTTTCTCCAACGCCATCCGTTCCAGCAGCAGCTCAATAAAACGGCTCAACCGAAATATGCCGTCAGCTTGTTGCTTAAGCCATTCTCCTCGCAGCTCTCGAAGCTCCGCAAGCGCCTTCGCGGTCCGCTCAAAACACATGGCCGCCGAATTCAAATTCAATCCTTCCGGGCGCTCCTGATGCACCCGCAGCAATTCGTCATCCGCAATTCCGTAAATTTCCCGCAAAACACCTATCAACTCGAAGCGGTCAGACGGGTGCAGCAAAACCCATAACAAGGCCACGGGCCAACTGTAACCCGGCAATTCGGAGCGCTGCTCCTTGGATGAAACCATCCGGACCGGCAGCCCGGCGGTTTTGAGTTCTGACGACATGACCGACAACCAGTCAATGCGGGGACAGAGCACGGCAGCCTCCGACCAACTTGAAATTCCAAGTCCCTTCAGTCCCTGCTCCGCCATCCACGCCGACACCTGCCTCGCCTCCTCGCGAAACAATTCTGCGACCTTGCCGTCCTCCGGCGCTTTCAAATTCAAGATACGAACCCCTCCTTCCGGCGCATCGGGTCGCGGCTCCAGTCTCCTAAAATGCACCAAAGGCTGGTCCAATCTTCCTGGAAAAACCGTGTTGACCGCGCGGATCACGGCCTGCGGGCATCTCATTGTCACGGAAAAATTCAGGACCTGCCCCCCCTTCCCGCTTTGAAAGGCACTGACAAACTTGTGATATTGGGCCAGGTCCGCCCGCTTGCTGTAGATGGTTTGCTGGTCGTCTCCCACAAAACAAAACGATCCGGGGCGGGGCGGAGCGGCCTCCGTCTTTGTCGGCCACTCATATAGCTCCGCCGCTCCCGGGCGCGTGAGTTCTGTGAGGATGGCGAACATGCTGGAATCGGTATCCTGGGCCTCGTCCAGAATCACGATAAAATCCCGCTCCCGCAACCGCTGCAGCACCTTTTTGTTATCGAGCAGTTTTTTCGCCCATGCCACCATGTCGTCGTAGGTCAGATAGCCCTGGGCAACCCGGTAATCGCGATAACACAACGCCACCAGGGCCGCGAGATGGGAGGCGCAGGTGTTCAGCCAACTGACATACGGCTGGAACCCATTCCGAACGGCTTCAGCAAACTCCTTCCCGCCCTGCTCATAATGCGGCAGTTCGAGATAACCGTCATCCGACTCATAATCTTTCAGCCATTGCCGGAGATGTTCCTGGTGCCGGGCCAGCGTCTCGACGGCTTTGCCGCGCGTCTTCGCTTCAAATGCGCCGCTTAAATCCAACACCGGGCCGGACCGGGCCGGCGCCCGCCCGGCGATTGCCTCAGCGGCATCCGGCGGCATTTCCCTGGCGAGCTTGAGGATTTGCTCAAAGGTATAATGCCGCAACACACGGGCCGGAATTTCCGGGTCCACCGTTTCCGGCCAGGCATAATCCGTTTCCACAAAGCGGTACCAAAGCCGCTCATCGTCTTCCTCCAGCAATTGAACGCTGGACGGCAGACCCAAATGCCTGCCTTCCTCCCGCAACAGCCTCAAACAAAAACTGTGGATGGTGCCGAAATAAGCCCGGTTGAATTCCCCCAGCACCTGTTGCCGCCGGCCGGCATCGCCTGACAAATGACGGAACATCTCCTGGCGCGTCCGCACCCGCAGCTCTTCCGCCGCCAGCACACCATACGTCACCACGGCCAGGCGCGGCAGGCAACTGGGTTCGCCGCGGAGAATCCGAGCTTCCTCCCGGCAGGCCAGCGCGACGATTCTTTGGACGATCGCCGTGGTCTTGCCCGCGCCCGCGCTGGCGGAAACGCAAAAGTTGAGACCCAGTTCCTTGACAAATCTCTCGCGGTCATTTGAATCAGCCAGCGCTTTCATTTCACGCTCTCCCGTTCGTGCGTCAAGGCCGCCTTTGCTTCCAGAATTTGAAGGTCCACCGGCACTGTCGCCATGGGCAGCATCTCAGTCCTCTTATAGTCATCGAACAAGGCCCCCTTCATGCCAAACCGACAGCTCGCCAGCAAGCGTGCCGCCAGCGCCAGGCCGCGCCGGGCCGATTCCGCGTGTTCGCCGGTCAGGTTGCACCCGCCGGAAGTCCGCGGGCTCAGGCACTGTACGGACACGGTCTTGGCCCCCTGCTCAAGCGCGAGCAATAAATAGCCCGCAAATTGCAGCCCTTCCCCGCGTTCCAATTGCTGCGGCGTGGGTGTCTGGCGGCGGCTGGTTTTGAAATCCACAATCCAGGCGTCCGACCCGCTCCACTCTGCCCTATTTCGAAGAACCAGATCCATCCTGCCGCGCAATGCCAGAATGCCGCCTTCCGTCGTGACATGCCCTTCTATAGGCTCTTCCGATTTGACAATTTCCCATCTCCCGGCATCCTGCCGGCACAGCCTCGACAGACACTCGCGAACGGCCCAGCGGCAGGACTGAAAAACCGTTTCCCGCCAAAGCGTACGCGTTGCGAGAAATTCCTCCCGAAGTTGCCGCTCCACTTCCTGTCGTCGTTTTTCCAATTCCGCGGCGCCGGGCAGGCCATCCTTCAAACAGCGGCGTATCCACTCATGCGCAAGAATCCCGGTGATCCAGCGTTCGTTGCGCTCAAAATTTTGTTCCTGCGCGCTTTCCGCGCGAAAGAGCTGGCGAAGGGCAAAGGTGGCCGGATATTCACAGGCTTTCTCCAATCCCGTCACCGACCAGCTCCGGTTCCCACCGCTGCCGGGCGGATAGCAAAAGCTGTATTCGTCAAACGGAAGCGCCGGATCCATGCGACGGCGGCGCACTTCCGCCAGATGTCTGGCCTCTTTCCCCGCCAATATGGCATCACAACCGGCCGACAACGTCGGCCTGGCGTCACTCTGAATCCGATCCTCCCAAAGTTTCAAGACGGGTTTGTCTCCGGCCTCGAGCATCAGGCACTGCAAGAAAAGTTCGTTTGGGTAAAGCGGCTGGACAGGATTCAACGTGTCGAATCCCTGCGCCAGCAGGGCGGCTTCGCCACGGCAATTTTCCAACAGATCCATGAGCCGTTTCTGTTCCAGCCGCGCGAGATCGAGCGTCGCCAGCAGGCGGCCATAGCCCGGACCCCGCTTTTGATTCAGGCTCCTTCTGAGCCCGTCATCCAAAAAGGGATTTTCATCCCTCGAGATCGGCCAAACTCCTTCATTTGAATCCAAAAAAATCAGATGTTTCCATGACTGATAACTTGCTTTCGCTAAAGTAACCAGCGCCACCTTGGCAAAGGGATGGACGGCTTCTTCATCCCGCGCAAAGCGCGCGGACTCCAGCAACTCATTTACATACTCCAGAAAGGCGCGGCCCTGGACCCTGCGATCCGCCAGTACGGCATCCAGACGCGACCACAGGGGTTCCAGGCACTCCACGCCGACGCCCAGGCAGTCGCACGCGGCCTGCCATTTTGTTTTCAGTTCCGCCCAGCCGGCTTCCTGCGGCCATGCGCCCAGGCCTTCCGCCAATTTTCGGGCTGCCTGCAAAACGGGGCCTGCATCCGGGCCGATTTTCTCCATCAATAACGGCACCCGCCGGGTCGGGCATCCGCCAAAAATATCATGCAGCCCCGCTCTCAAACGGACCGGGTCGGGCAACCTGGCTGCACCCGGTATTTGCTGCGCGGCCGCCAGCAGCGAAAGAAATTCTTCGACCATTTCCCCGGAGAGATAATATCGGGCCAGGCATTTTTGCAGCACTGCCGAAGCATCCGGCGGCACACGTCCACCCGCTTCATCCTGCACAGGAATCCCGGCCTCCAGCAATCGTCGCAACAACAGGCGGCCTGTCGGGCTTGACGGGGGCGCCACCACGCCGATCCGATCCTCGCGTCCGCAATCCGGAAGCCATTTCAGAACCTGACGTTCCGCAAGATCCACTTGATCTTCCTGGGTGGCGCCTGTCATCAAAACCGGCGCCGCCGGAACGGATTCGCCTTCGCCCCGTCGAAACAGATGTTCAACCAACGCCTCGTTGGTGGAGCGATAATCCGAAGCCGGGCAAACATCATGCCCGACTCCGCAGACGCGCTCCAGCTCCTCGACCCAGGCCATGTCAGGATCTGCGATGGGCAACGGAACATACAATTCAGAACTTGCCGCGGCGCGCAGCGCAGCTTCCAAGAGCAGTTTTTCAGGATAAAATCCGGCGTCCCACGCCCAAAAGCAAAGGTGGAGCGGGGCGGAAACCGGCTTGCGCGCCCGGGCCAGCAAGTCCGTGTCGATGGCCGAGGTCCATGCCTTGCTGGCGGTGAGAACCTTCAGCCATCGCCCGATGGGGGACGGAACTTCTCCCATGTCGGTTTCATCGCCGGACCAACCAGCCCGTCCCAGATCATCCAATGCCTGCAGGCAGGGGCCGGGATTCAAGGCTACGGCGCGCGCCTCGGCGCTGTCATGTTTCAATGCCTCCAGTTTCAGTAGAAATTCCAGGCTCTCCCGGCCCAGAAGCCGTGTTTCGGAACCTAACAATCGACTCAGTTCCTTTCTCAGCGAACCTGCGGTAAGAAAACGGATTCCGAGCAGGGACAAGCCTTCCAACCCCGCCCGGCGGCGTATCCATGCGGCCTGAGCCGTGTCGGCGGCGACCAGCCATGCCTCCTCCCCTGCGAGACAAACCGACGCCTGCGCTTGCAGCCAGTCCTTCAAACCGCCTTGCCATGCGTCCTCCGCAAAGCGAAACAGCCGGATGGCATGGTGTGAGGAAGGTTTAGCCTGCATATTTCATACTCATTTTAATGATCAACCAGTTAGTACCGTGGCACAACAGTGGAAAGACTCGCACTGAGCCTATGCAGGCTACTGCATGATTTAATGCCACATCACCCACGCTGTCAAAACCCGTTCTTTCCGGAATAAAACCTGTTTTGCCTCATTGAGAGGAGCCGGGCAAAGACAATTTAAAGTGAATACGCAAGCACATGGATCGCCACGGCCCAGCTCCGACATGCGTCGCGAGTGTTCCAGATGGGCCTCCTAATGAACAGATGTGACAAGATGTTGAAAGATAGAATGTTAGCTAAAACGCCAACGGCGTTTCGTCCTTCAGCCCAGGGTTGATCCGAGCTTGTCGAGGATCTACCCTGGGTAAAATCAAAAAATCATCCCGAACCCTGAAAGTGGTTCCGGCGATTGCATGAAACAGACGCTACCCCGAAAGCTTTCGGGGTAGGCCTCCAGTTCATTCCCGCTCAAAACACCTTCTTGAAAGGTTTGGGTTCTCGCGATGACGAACAGCCCAGGTCAGCATGCATTGTTGGCACAAGACCTCACGCGCAGCATCATTGCAAGGAGTCCCGATCCCACCGCCTTTGGCGGGTATCGGGACGACGCGGCAATCCAGAATTTTATCCCGCAGTTTTTGCAAGCTATTTAGATAACGCCACATTAGCATTTTCCGGAAGTTGATGAAAACATCATCCCAGTTCCATTCGCTCACTCCGGACGAATATGCAGGGCTTCAAGCAGTCGAAACCAACGCCTTCCGCCTGCTCACAGGGCCAGGCGGTTGGGCCGAATATTATGCCGGCACCGTACTTCTTTCCGCGACCGCCAAGCCGGACTTTTGGCCCTTGAAAAGCGCCGCCCTGGATTTGTGCCAGGCCCTGAAATTGAGCGTCGGCCCGGTCTTTGGCCGGCTCCTGGCCAAAACCCAGTCCGGCCAAACAGCCCCGGAACAGCTCGACGGCCCGCCGGATGCCCCCACCAGCTTCAATGTCTTGGAATCGGGGCTCCGCTTTAAAATCGATCTCAGCGCGGGATACTCCATCGGTCTGTTCATCGATCAAACTCAAAACCGCCGTTATTTACAAAGGCTCCGGCCCCGGCGCCTTCTGAACTGCTTTTCCTATACCTGCGCCTTTTCCGTCGCCGCCGCCGCACTTGGCGCCGAAACAACCAGCGTGGATATTTCCAAAAAAGCCCTCGAATGGGGCCGCTCCAATTTCGAGCTCAACGGCATCGAACCTGCCGGGCATCGTTTCTTTGCGGATGATGTGCGGGAAGCCCTCGCGCGTCTGGCTCGGAGAAAAGAACGCTTCGATTGCATCATCCTGGACCCTCCCACCTTCGCCCGATCCCACAAGGGAAAAGTCTTCCAGGTCGAAGATGAAATGGAGGCGTTGATCCGGCAGGCGCTGGCCTGCCTTTCTTCCGGCGGCTCGCTGCTGGCCTCGACCAATTCCCGCCAGATCAACCAGGGCGCGCTCCTGCCCATGGCCAGATCAGCTCTTGCAACTTGTCAGATATCCGCATCATTCCACCAGGAACCGCCGCCGCCCGGGTTCCCGCCATCCGCCATGCCCGCAACGCTGTGGTTGCTGGCCAGGGAAGGGAAATGACAACCCCGACAGTCATCGCAAGTGGAATGAGCACACATGGATCGCCACGGCCAGAAACAACACACCCCGAAGCGGTCGTCGCGGGGACCTTTCCGCCCCTCTGAATAGAGGGGATTGCGGT belongs to Candidatus Methylacidiphilales bacterium and includes:
- a CDS encoding UvrD-helicase domain-containing protein; this encodes MKALADSNDRERFVKELGLNFCVSASAGAGKTTAIVQRIVALACREEARILRGEPSCLPRLAVVTYGVLAAEELRVRTRQEMFRHLSGDAGRRQQVLGEFNRAYFGTIHSFCLRLLREEGRHLGLPSSVQLLEEDDERLWYRFVETDYAWPETVDPEIPARVLRHYTFEQILKLAREMPPDAAEAIAGRAPARSGPVLDLSGAFEAKTRGKAVETLARHQEHLRQWLKDYESDDGYLELPHYEQGGKEFAEAVRNGFQPYVSWLNTCASHLAALVALCYRDYRVAQGYLTYDDMVAWAKKLLDNKKVLQRLRERDFIVILDEAQDTDSSMFAILTELTRPGAAELYEWPTKTEAAPPRPGSFCFVGDDQQTIYSKRADLAQYHKFVSAFQSGKGGQVLNFSVTMRCPQAVIRAVNTVFPGRLDQPLVHFRRLEPRPDAPEGGVRILNLKAPEDGKVAELFREEARQVSAWMAEQGLKGLGISSWSEAAVLCPRIDWLSVMSSELKTAGLPVRMVSSKEQRSELPGYSWPVALLWVLLHPSDRFELIGVLREIYGIADDELLRVHQERPEGLNLNSAAMCFERTAKALAELRELRGEWLKQQADGIFRLSRFIELLLERMALEKRILAIGEEAEPLQELRRAALIAEAEGVDFLDWVDGLKNELGKSPRIATGGSAEIQLLTSMKAKGLEWPVVVAPGLGRMIGQHRTEYPLIEKLEGRLQAHFNPLTMTEENKTRRQEARDLEFQRLFYVMMTRARRLLVLPDSQGFYKRSTPSFLGLIRREEVDWKDSIGETDFMPEAGIGTERGVEPALDADLIRKAVDSAKQIVRMVLPHKLAAHGDGNEFRVEAGMETVVGGMEYGTWWHEVMEQFPWKSSQGGHGDYLREKCALAPAGFRERGFKEMELFLAGPFYKELLGSESVFLSEIPFSAPLSPEAIMEGVIDLIVVDAEGKCGVVDWKTNRCKPDETEKDFAARLKSIYAAQLSAYGDMLEKRLGRSVTRRILYSTATGQRIEV
- a CDS encoding PD-(D/E)XK nuclease family protein, yielding MQAKPSSHHAIRLFRFAEDAWQGGLKDWLQAQASVCLAGEEAWLVAADTAQAAWIRRRAGLEGLSLLGIRFLTAGSLRKELSRLLGSETRLLGRESLEFLLKLEALKHDSAEARAVALNPGPCLQALDDLGRAGWSGDETDMGEVPSPIGRWLKVLTASKAWTSAIDTDLLARARKPVSAPLHLCFWAWDAGFYPEKLLLEAALRAAASSELYVPLPIADPDMAWVEELERVCGVGHDVCPASDYRSTNEALVEHLFRRGEGESVPAAPVLMTGATQEDQVDLAERQVLKWLPDCGREDRIGVVAPPSSPTGRLLLRRLLEAGIPVQDEAGGRVPPDASAVLQKCLARYYLSGEMVEEFLSLLAAAQQIPGAARLPDPVRLRAGLHDIFGGCPTRRVPLLMEKIGPDAGPVLQAARKLAEGLGAWPQEAGWAELKTKWQAACDCLGVGVECLEPLWSRLDAVLADRRVQGRAFLEYVNELLESARFARDEEAVHPFAKVALVTLAKASYQSWKHLIFLDSNEGVWPISRDENPFLDDGLRRSLNQKRGPGYGRLLATLDLARLEQKRLMDLLENCRGEAALLAQGFDTLNPVQPLYPNELFLQCLMLEAGDKPVLKLWEDRIQSDARPTLSAGCDAILAGKEARHLAEVRRRRMDPALPFDEYSFCYPPGSGGNRSWSVTGLEKACEYPATFALRQLFRAESAQEQNFERNERWITGILAHEWIRRCLKDGLPGAAELEKRRQEVERQLREEFLATRTLWRETVFQSCRWAVRECLSRLCRQDAGRWEIVKSEEPIEGHVTTEGGILALRGRMDLVLRNRAEWSGSDAWIVDFKTSRRQTPTPQQLERGEGLQFAGYLLLALEQGAKTVSVQCLSPRTSGGCNLTGEHAESARRGLALAARLLASCRFGMKGALFDDYKRTEMLPMATVPVDLQILEAKAALTHERESVK
- a CDS encoding class I SAM-dependent methyltransferase, with amino-acid sequence MKTSSQFHSLTPDEYAGLQAVETNAFRLLTGPGGWAEYYAGTVLLSATAKPDFWPLKSAALDLCQALKLSVGPVFGRLLAKTQSGQTAPEQLDGPPDAPTSFNVLESGLRFKIDLSAGYSIGLFIDQTQNRRYLQRLRPRRLLNCFSYTCAFSVAAAALGAETTSVDISKKALEWGRSNFELNGIEPAGHRFFADDVREALARLARRKERFDCIILDPPTFARSHKGKVFQVEDEMEALIRQALACLSSGGSLLASTNSRQINQGALLPMARSALATCQISASFHQEPPPPGFPPSAMPATLWLLAREGK